A stretch of Eleutherodactylus coqui strain aEleCoq1 chromosome 2, aEleCoq1.hap1, whole genome shotgun sequence DNA encodes these proteins:
- the LOC136610315 gene encoding 1-phosphatidylinositol phosphodiesterase-like has protein sequence MDRAVILLLRLLVIGVSGDQTPAFDRTEIPSVTWPDWMSYFPDYLPLSTLAIPGTHDTMAFFGGPLSECQSWRLLNQFNSGVRFLDIRCRHYQNQLPIFHGVSYQYTNFFQVLNDTINFLTVHPSETILMRVKEEYEPYQNTRSFYKSVAEVLNQIGEHWFLRSDSLPTLGEARGKVVILQNFLSLGEGPAFGPPYPGSMSISDDYEVSDDSVKWAEVEWHLRVAQNGDPERAYLTYCSGVHWLLYTPESLARKINPRVLEYLYLNHKMSFGRRRSVGMVVMDFPGGELVREIVLDNWI, from the exons ATGGATCGCGCTGTGATATTGCTGCTGCGTCTTCTG GTTATTGGGGTGTCAGGAGACCAGACTCCAGCCTTTGACCGTACagaaataccatcagtcacctgGCCAGACTGGATGTCATACTTCCCCGACTACCTGCCACTCTCCACCTTAGCCATACCAGGAACCCATGACACAATGGCTTTTTTTGGAGGTCCTCTTTCTGAATGTCAAAGCTGGAGGCTATTAAACCAATTCAATTCTGGAGTTAGATTCTTGGACATCCGGTGTCGTCATTACCAAAATCAGTTGCCTATTTTCCATGGTGTGTCCTACCAGTATACCAATTTCTTCCAGGTTCTCAATGATACTATAAACTTTCTAACAGTGCATCCAAGTGAGACTATTTTGATGAGAGTAAAAGAAGAGTATGAACCATATCAGAACACAAGGAGCTTTTACAAGAGTGTTGCTGAGGTTTTGAACCAGATCGGAGAGCACTGGTTCTTACGGTCAGATAGTCTTCCAACTTTAGGGGAAGCCAGAGGGAAAGTGGTTATCCTACAAAATTTCCTATCATTAGGAGAAGGACCAGCATTCGGGCCTCCATATCCTGGATCCATGAGCATTTCTGATGATTACGAAGTCAGCGATGATTCAGTAAAATGGGCCGAAGTTGAATGGCACCTAAGAGTTGCTCAAAATGGAGATCCCGAAAGAGCTTACTTGACATACTGCTCAGGAGTCCACTGGCTCCTCTACACACCTGAGTCTCTGGCTCGTAAGATTAACCCAAGGGTTCTTGAATATCTTTATCTTAACCATAAAATGTCATTTGGAAGGAGGAGATCGGTTGGTATGGTAGTTATGGACTTTCCAGGGGGCGAACTGGTGAGAGAAATTGTTTTGGATAATTGGATATGA